In a genomic window of Gossypium arboreum isolate Shixiya-1 chromosome 7, ASM2569848v2, whole genome shotgun sequence:
- the LOC108460880 gene encoding uncharacterized protein LOC108460880 isoform X1, whose translation MLGAARTIISSSSSIIFARNILSKPPSFFTISRALAPSIPRFSVRSMADSAFKKVQIQRDDTPFDAYVVGKEDAPGIVVLQEWWGVDFEIKNHALKISQLGPGFKAFIPDLYRGKVGLDVAEAQHLMDGLDWQGAVKDICASVDWLKANGSKKAGVTGFCMGGALSIASSVLVHQVDAVVAFYGVPSPELADAAQAKAPVQAHFGELDNFVGFSDVTAAKALEEKLKESKAPYEVHIYPGNAHAFMNRSPDGIKRRKGMGMADEDEAAVGLAWSRFESWMARFLS comes from the exons ATGTTAGGAGCAGCAAGAACTATAATATCTTCATCATCTTCCATAATCTTCGCTAGGAATATTCTTTCCAAGCCTCCTTCTTTCTTCACCATTTCACGCGCTCTTGCTCCCTCTATTCCCCGCTTTTCTGTACGATCAATGGCTGACTCTGCTTTCAAGAAAGTTCAGATTCAGAGAGATGACACT CCATTTGACGCATATGTGGTTGGCAAAGAAGATGCACCCGGAATTGTTGTTCTTCAGGAGTGGTGGGGTGTGGATTTTGAGATAAAAAACCATGCCTTGAAGATCTCTCAACTGGGCCCGGGATTCAAAGCTTTTATTCCAGA TTTGTATCGAGGAAAGGTTGGTCTTGATGTTGCAGAGGCACAACACCTAATGGATGGTCTTGACTGGCAAGGTGCTGTAAAGGATATCTGTGCTTCGGTTGATTGGCTTAAAGCTAATGGTTCAAAAAAG GCTGGAGTGACCGGATTTTGCATGGGGGGTGCTCTCTCTATTGCAAGTTCTGTCTTAGTTCATCAAGTTGATGCTGTTGTTGCCTTTTATGGGGTTCCTTCACCTGAACTGGCAGACGCTGCCCAGGCCAAAGCACCTGTTCAAGCTCATTTTGGAGAACTTGATAACTTTGTTGGGTTTTCAGATGTGACG GCTGCGAAGGCTTTGGAGGAAAAACTGAAAGAATCAAAAGCTCCATATGAGGTGCATATTTATCCAGGCAATGCACATGCCTTCATGAACAGGTCCCCCGATGGTATAAAGAGGAGGAAGGGCATGGGAATGGCGGATGAGGACGAAGCTGCAGTCGGCCTCGCATGGTCTCGTTTCGAGTCATGGATGGCTCGTTTCCTGTCATAA
- the LOC108460880 gene encoding uncharacterized protein LOC108460880 isoform X2 codes for MLGAARTIISSSSSIIFARNILSKPPSFFTISRALAPSIPRFSVRSMADSAFKKVQIQRDDTPFDAYVVGKEDAPGIVVLQEWWGVDFEIKNHALKISQLGPGFKAFIPDLYRGKVGLDVAEAQHLMDGLDWQGAVKDICASVDWLKANGSKKAGVTGFCMGGALSIASSVLVHQVDAVVAFYGVPSPELADAAQAKAPVQAHFGELDNFVGFSDVTDCRDFRLRRLWRKN; via the exons ATGTTAGGAGCAGCAAGAACTATAATATCTTCATCATCTTCCATAATCTTCGCTAGGAATATTCTTTCCAAGCCTCCTTCTTTCTTCACCATTTCACGCGCTCTTGCTCCCTCTATTCCCCGCTTTTCTGTACGATCAATGGCTGACTCTGCTTTCAAGAAAGTTCAGATTCAGAGAGATGACACT CCATTTGACGCATATGTGGTTGGCAAAGAAGATGCACCCGGAATTGTTGTTCTTCAGGAGTGGTGGGGTGTGGATTTTGAGATAAAAAACCATGCCTTGAAGATCTCTCAACTGGGCCCGGGATTCAAAGCTTTTATTCCAGA TTTGTATCGAGGAAAGGTTGGTCTTGATGTTGCAGAGGCACAACACCTAATGGATGGTCTTGACTGGCAAGGTGCTGTAAAGGATATCTGTGCTTCGGTTGATTGGCTTAAAGCTAATGGTTCAAAAAAG GCTGGAGTGACCGGATTTTGCATGGGGGGTGCTCTCTCTATTGCAAGTTCTGTCTTAGTTCATCAAGTTGATGCTGTTGTTGCCTTTTATGGGGTTCCTTCACCTGAACTGGCAGACGCTGCCCAGGCCAAAGCACCTGTTCAAGCTCATTTTGGAGAACTTGATAACTTTGTTGGGTTTTCAGATGTGACG GATTGTCGAGATTTCAGGCTGCGAAGGCTTTGGAGGAAAAACTGA